From the Tripterygium wilfordii isolate XIE 37 chromosome 6, ASM1340144v1, whole genome shotgun sequence genome, one window contains:
- the LOC119999752 gene encoding cysteine-rich receptor-like protein kinase 42, with amino-acid sequence MKMNHRHKYYSVKSPYPSLLSLFFFFFFFFAISLSDPRTTESALFCTTTSTTTTTPNAPSPSPSSSATTVSIPTFVQEMQTLSQIVSTNHFVTYSIPDSPLPMFGLIQCHHDLSQTDCLLCYAATRIRLPRCLPSPSAAIFLDGCFLRYDTYSFYNESVSNSLNKVKCGTENATQAGGMGFVRSVEYAVGNVTSIAVENNGFGVVSVERVYALAQCWESVGIDGCRECLKKAGEAAKGCVPRREGRGMNAGCYLRYSTEKFYNDGREAGLHSHGMSGLGIIVAIALASVAFLMLSLFAAYAGYARLSKRKEGHKNLGRFSGSIHKSSPNFKYEILEKATDYFNLSRKIGQGGAGSVYMGTLPDGQTVAVKRLVFNTRQWVDEFFNEVNLISGIQHKNLVKLLGCSIEGPESLLVYEYVPNRSLDQFLFDKKGNQILNWKQRFAIIAGAAEGLAYLHGGSETKIIHRDIKSSNVLLDEFFTPKIADFGLVRSFGVDKTHLSTGIAGTIGYMAPEYLLRGQLTEKADVYSFGVLLLEIVIGRRNNAFTQDSGSLLQTVWGLHLSSRLAGAVDPCLKGDFPTNEAARVLHIGLLCAQASAALRPSMAQVVTMLSNEDCEIPMPNQPPFVNASVLDPASSVRSYSSNSNVSNTATKVDGSYTSTGSSSVHISDGPSRS; translated from the exons ATGAAGATGAATCACAGACACAAGTACTACTCTGTGAAATCTCCCTACCCATCTCTTCtctccctcttcttcttcttcttcttcttctttgcaatctctctctctgatcCTCGCACCACCGAATCAGCTCTCTTCtgcaccaccacctccaccaccacaacAACTCCTAATGCGCCATCACCGTCACCATCCTCCTCCGCCACCACCGTTTCCATCCCCACATTTGTCCAGGAAATGCAAACACTCTCCCAAATCGTCTCGACCAACCACTTCGTCACTTACAGTATCCCCGATTCTCCTCTCCCCATGTTCGGTCTCATTCAATGCCACCACGATCTCTCCCAAACCGACTGCCTCCTCTGCTATGCTGCCACCAGAATTCGGCTCCCCCGCTGCCTCCCCTCCCCTTCCGCCGCCATATTCCTTGACGGCTGCTTCCTTCGCTACGATACTTACAGCTTCTACAATGAATCTGTCTCCAATTCATTGAATAAGGTCAAGTGCGGTACTGAAAATGCTACCCAAGCAGGGGGGATGGGGTTTGTAAGGAGTGTGGAGTATGCTGTTGGGAATGTTACGAGTATTGCGGTGGAGAATAATGGGTTTGGGGTTGTGAGCGTGGAGAGAGTGTATGCGTTGGCGCAGTGTTGGGAGAGTGTGGGAATTGATGGGTGTAGAGAGTGCTTGAAGAAGGCAGGGGAGGCAGCGAAAGGGTGTGTCCCGAGGAGAGAAGGGAGAGGAATGAATGCTGGGTGTTATTTGAGGTATTCCACTGAGAAGTTCTATAATGATGGCAGAGAAGCAGGTCTTCACAGTCATG GGATGTCTGGACTTGGGATCATCGTAGCTATTGCTTTAGCATCGGTTGCATTCCTCATGCTCTCCCTCTTTGCCGCTTATGCCGGCTATGCAAGACTATCCAAGAGGAAAGAAG GTCACAAAAATCTTGGCCGGTTCTCTGGTAGTATCCACAAATCAAGTCCAAATTTCAAGTATGAAATCCTCGAGAAGGCAACGGATTATTTCAATCTCTCAAGGAAAATAGGCCAAGGAGGAGCTGGTTCTGTATACATGGGGACGCTTCCAGATGGCCAAACTGTTGCTGTTAAGAGATTGGTTTTCAATACTAGACAATGGGTGGATGAGTTCTTCAATGAGGTCAATTTAATCAGTGGAATACAGCACAAGAACCTTGTGAAGCTTCTTGGTTGCAGTATCGAAGGCCCCGAGAGTCTCCTGGTTTATGAGTATGTACCCAACAGGAGCCTCGATCAGTTCCTTTTTG ATAAGAAAGGAAATCAAATTCTGAATTGGAAGCAACGGTTTGCTATCATAGCTGGGGCAGCTGAGGGGCTTGCATATCTTCATGGAGGTtctgaaacaaaaataattcaCAGGGACATCAAAAGCAGCAATGTACTTCTTGATGAGTTTTTTACTCCAAAGATTGCTGATTTTGGTCTTGTTCGATCTTTCGGAGTGGACAAGACTCATCTTAGCACTGGCATCGCTGGGACAAT AGGCTACATGGCTCCGGAGTATCTTTTACGAGGACAGCTTACAGAGAAAGCGGATGTTTATAGTTTTGGAGTGCTACTTCTTGAAATTGTAATTGGGAGAAGAAATAATGCCTTTACACAGGACTCAGGTTCACTTCTACAAACA GTTTGGGGACTTCATTTATCAAGTAGATTGGCTGGAGCTGTTGATCCTTGTTTAAAAGGTGATTTTCCAACAAATGAAGCAGCTAGAGTGCTCCATATTGGGCTTCTGTGCGCACAAGCATCAGCCGCTTTAAGACCATCCATGGCACAGGTGGTTACAATGCTAAGTAATGAAGATTGCGAAATACCGATGCCGAATCAACCTCCTTTTGTGAATGCTAGTGTTCTAGACCCTGCAAGTTCTGTAAGGTCATACAGCTCAAATAGTAATGTATCGAATACAGCAACCAAAGTCGATGGTTCATACACTTCTACAGGGTCCTCTAGCGTACACATTTCAGATGGACCTTCAAGAAGTTAG
- the LOC119999473 gene encoding uncharacterized protein LOC119999473, which produces MYHDQHQLPCLHCQAPDHIRMVQHLIERCLIFHMSRDECIKALAKHANVDPIVTITVWKQLIKENSGFFEAYYHAISSRSRHDFITIDLLSGYGDSEEESSSCT; this is translated from the exons ATGTATCATGATCAGCATCAACTTCCTTGTTTGCATTGCCAAGCACCAGACCATATTAGGATG GTTCAGCATTTGATAGAAAGGTGCCTAATCTTTCACATGAGCAGAGATGAATGCATCAAAGCACTTGCCAAGCATGCTAATGTTGACCCAATTGTCACAATTACAG TGTGGAAACAGTTGATTAAAGAGAACAGTGGCTTCTTTGAAGCCTACTATCATGCAATTAGTAGTCGCAGCAGGCATGACTTTATTACA ATAGACCTTCTGAGCGGGTATGGAGACTCAGAAGAAGAAAGCTCTAGCTGCACTTGA
- the LOC119999472 gene encoding DEAD-box ATP-dependent RNA helicase 14-like isoform X1 encodes MAATAMASIRYAPEDPTLPKPWRGLVDGKTGYIYFWNPETNITQYERPMSSAVPLKPSSFSVSSSVQVQQSSQGQYRGYIPEKEDDKYNRDKDGSKFEVVSRSNQGMMGGGLTQSHNDANGTIAALHGHGGSSDEGSSLSAEAYRRRHEITVVVSVGGEVPAPFTSFEATGFPPEILREVRNAGFSVPTPIQAQSWPVALQSRDIVAIAKTGSGKTLGYLIPGFINLKRSHNNPQLGPTVLVLSPTRELATQIQDEAVKFGRSSRISCTCLYGGAPKGPQLRDLDRGTDIVVATPGRLNDILEMKRVSLRQVSYLVLDEADRMLDMGFEPQIRKIVKEVPARRQTLMYTATWPREVRKIAADLLVNPVQVNIGNVDELVANKSITQYVEVLSPMEKHRRTEQILRSQEPGSKIIIFCSTKKMCDQLARNLTRQFGAAAIHGDKSQSERDYVLSQFRTGRSPVLVATDVAARGLDIKDIRVVINYDFPNGVEDYVHRIGRTGRAGATGVAYSFFSDQDAKHASDLIKVLEGANQQVPPEVREMTSRGGGMIRSTRWGTGGRDGGRGRGSDFGYGGRGTSYSSGRAERGGGRGYGRESRDSYDRSYFDGSNRGRSRSRSPERFDWAQSKRERSPVRSFHQAMMERGRSPPPQNHHVPQYKSDNSKDYRSSAKSWSPDGQETRKDDRGFVGRPQYGDEEEEGIIEGSI; translated from the exons ATGGCTGCCACTGCAATGGCCTCCATTCGATATGCGCCTGAGGATCCTACTCTTCCTAAGCCATGGAGAGGTCTAGTTGATGGTAAAACTGGCTATATATACTTTTGGAATCCAGAGACCAACATCACTCAATATGAGAGGCCTATGAGCTCCGCTGTGCCACTTAAACCTTCCTCATTTTCTGTAAGTTCTTCCGTTCAAGTGCAGCAATCTTCTCAAGGACAATACCGGGGCTACATTCCTGAAAAGGAAGATGATAAGTATAACAGAGACAAAGATGGCTCAAAATTTGAGGTGGTATCAAGAAGTAATCAG GGTATGATGGGTGGTGGACTAACTCAATCTCACAATGATGCAAATGGGACTATAGCTGCTTTACATGGTCATGGAGGATCATCAGATGAAGGAAGTAGTTTATCTGCGGAGGCTTATCGTCGTCGGCATGAAATCACTGTTGTTGTGAGTGT GGGAGGTGAAGTTCCTGCACCTTTTACATCTTTTGAAGCCACTGGTTTTCCTCCTGAGATTCTTCGAGAG GTACGGAATGCTGGCTTCTCTGTCCCTACTCCAATTCAGGCACAATCGTGGCCTGTTGCTTTGCAAAGTCGAGATATAGTGGCCATTGCTAAAACTGGGTCTGGGAAGACTCTGGGTTACTTAATTCCAGGATTCATTAATCTCAAGCGCAGCCATAATAACCCTCAGTTGGGTCCAACTGTGTTGGTGTTGTCACCAACGAGAGAGTTGGCAACCCAGATACAAGATGAAGCTGTGAAGTTTGGGAGGTCGTCAAGAATTTCTTGCACA TGTCTTTATGGCGGAGCACCAAAGGGTCCCCAATTAAGAGATCTAGATAGAGGAACTGATATTGTAGTTGCTACTCCGGGCCGCTTGAATGATATTCTTGAGATGAAGAGAGTTAGCCTTCGTCAAGTTTCTTATCTTGTGCTGGATGAGGCGGATCGCATGTTGGACATGGGTTTTGAACCTCAGATACGAAAGATTGTTAAGGAGGTGCCTGCTCGTCGACAGACTCTAATGTACACAGCCACATGGCCGAGGGAAGTTCGGAAAATTGCGGCAGATCTACTTGTGAATCCTGTGCAGGTTAATATTGGGAATGTTGATGAGCTCGTGGCCAATAAGTCAATCACTCAG TATGTCGAGGTACTCTCACCCATGGAGAAACACAGACGGACGGAGCAAATATTGCGGTCTCAAGAACCTGGGTCAAAGATAATTATTTTCTGTTCAACCAAGAAAATGTGTGATCAACTAGCTCGTAACCTTACCCGTCAATTTGGAGCTGCAGCCATTCATGGAGATAAATCGCAAAGTGAGAGAGATTACGTGCTGAGTCAATTCCGCACTGGGAGATCTCCGGTGCTTGTTGCCACTGATGTTGCTGCTAGAGGACTGGACATAAAGGACATCAG GGTGGTGATCAACTACGACTTCCCCAATGGAGTTGAGGATTATGTTCACAGGATTGGGAGGACTGGGAGGGCCGGTGCCACTGGTGTGGCCTACTCTTTCTTCAGTGACCAGGATGCAAAACATGCTTCAGATCTCATCAAAGTCTTGGAAGGGGCAAACCAGCAAGTCCCTCCAGAAGTTCGTGAAATGACTTCACGCGGTGGTGGCATGATAAGGTCTACACGTTGGGGTACTGGTGGTCGTGATGGAGGCCGTGGTCGGGGAAGTGACTTTGGTTATGGTGGAAGGGGTACGAGTTACTCTTCTGGCAGGGCAGAAAGAGGTGGAGGTCGTGGATATGGCCGTGAGTCCCGCGATAG TTATGACCGCAGTTATTTTGATGGTAGTAACAGAGGCCGTAGTCGCAGTAGGAGCCCTGAACGGTTTGACTGGGCGCAATCCAAACGTGAACGGTCTCCAGTGCGAAGTTTCCACCAGGCAATGATGGAACGGGGACGGTCACCGCCACCTCAAAACCATCATGTGCCACAATACAAAAGTGACAATTCGAAGGACTACAGAAGTTCTGCAAAATCATGGAGTCCTGATGGGCAGGAAACTAGAAAAGATGATAGGGGATTTGTTGGCCGGCCACAGTATGgggatgaagaagaggaaggcATAATTGAAGGTAGTATTTAG
- the LOC119999753 gene encoding isocitrate dehydrogenase [NADP], chloroplastic/mitochondrial-like, whose product MLRARLRFSGAMTGANMLASSSSSMALKNPRLSLSYSSSSLFNGGRAGGVCRNRVTFSPQWTRDVSLRCFASSSGFDKVVVQNPIVEMDGDEMTRIIWKMIKDKLIFPYLDLNIKYFDLGILNRDATDDKVTIESAKATLKYNVAVKCATITPDETRVKEFGLKAMWRSPNGTIRNILNGTVFREPILCQNIPRIVPGWKKPICIGRHAFGDQYRATDTIIKGPGKLKMVFVPEDGETPMELDVYDFKGPGIALAMYNVDESIRFFAKSSMSLAFGKKWPLYLSTKNTILKKYDGRFKDIFQEVYEEEWKQKFEEYSIWYEHRLIDDMVAYAMKSEGGYVWACKNYDGDVQSDLLAQGFGSLGLMTSVLLASDGKTLEAEAAHGTVTRHFRLYQKGKETSTNSIASIFAWTRGLEHRAKLDKNERLLDFVHKLEAACIGTVEAGKMTKDLAILIHGPKVSREFYLNTEEFIDAVAQNLLAELREPVPVVV is encoded by the exons ATGCTAAGAGCGAGACTGCGATTTTCAGGCGCCATGACCGGTGCAAATATGTTAGCATCCTCGTCCTCATCGATGGCCCTCAAAAACCCTAGATTGTCTTTGTCTTATTCAAGTTCTAGCCTTTTCAATGGAGGAAGAGCAGGAGGAGTTTGTCGGAATCGTGTCACTTTCTCTCCTCAATGGACTCGCGACGTTTCGCTTCGGTGTTTCGCTTCTTCGAGTGGTTTTGATAAAGTTGTTGTTCAGAATCCTATCGTTGAAATGGACG GGGATGAAATGACGCGGATCATTTGGAAGATGATAAAGGACAAA CTTATATTTCCTTATCTGGATTTGAACATAAAGTATTTTGATTTAGGGATATTGAATCGGGACGCTACTGATGACAAAGTTACCATAGAAAGTGCTAAGGCCACTCTTAA GTACAACGTTGCTGTGAAATGTGCTACAATTACTCCAG ATGAGACCAGAGTTAAAGAATTTGGACTGAAGGCTATGTGGAGGAGTCCCAATGGCACAATTAGGAACATCTTAAATG GTACCGTTTTTCGGGAACCTATTCTATGTCAGAACATTCCGAGGATTGTTCCTG GTTGGAAGAAACCCATATGCATTGGTAGGCATGCCTTCGGAGACCAGTATCGTGCCACTGACACAATTATTAAAGGGCCAGGAAAGCTTAAAATGGTCTTTG TTCCAGAAGATGGGGAAACTCCAATGGAGCTTGATGTTTATGATTTTAAGGGGCCAGGCATCGCACTTGCAATGTATAATGTTGATGAG TCAATTCGATTTTTTGCGAAGTCATCGATGTCACTGGCATTTGGAAAGAAGTGGCCTCTTTACTTGAGCACCAAAAATACAATCCTGAAGAAATATGATGGCAG ATTCAAGGACATATTCCAGGAGGTATATGAAGAAGAGTGGAAGCAGAAGTTTGAAGAATATTCAATATG GTATGAACATCGGCTGATAGATGACATGGTCGCTTATGCAATGAAAAGTGAAGGCGGATATGTTTGGGCTTGCAAGAATTATGATGGTGATGTCCAGAGCGATTTACTTGCTCAAG GATTTGGCTCCCTAGGCCTCATGACCTCTGTTTTG TTAGCATCTGATGGGAAGACATTGGAAGCTGAGGCAGCTCATGGAACTGTAACTAGGCATTTTCGGTTGTATCAGAAGGGAAAAGAAACCAGTACAAACAGTATTGCTTCCATATTTGCATGGACACGGGGTCTAGAACATAG GGCCAAGCTAGATAAAAATGAAAGGTTGCTTGATTTTGTTCATAAGTTAGAGGCTGCATGCATTGGGACAGTGGAGGCAGGAAAAATGACCAAGGATCTTGCCATTTTGATTCATGGACCCAA GGTGTCGAGGGAGTTTTACTTAAATACCGAGGAGTTTATAGATGCAGTCGCACAGAATCTTCTGGCGGAGCTTCGAGAACCTGTTCCTGTTGTTGTCTGA
- the LOC119999749 gene encoding 50S ribosomal protein L30-like gives MSAFNAFKANVPVAWSPNLYITLVRGIPGTRRLHRRTLEALRLRKCNRTVMRWNTPTVRGMLQQVKRLVVVETEEMHKARKQKEENHRALRPPLVISHLPGPATVSSD, from the exons atgagtgCATTCAACGCTTTCAAAGCTAATGTTCCTGTCGCCTGGAGCCCCAACCTTTATATAACCCTTGTGAGGGGGATTCCGGGGACCAGGCGCCTTCATAGACGCACTTTAGAGGCATTACGCCTCCGCAAATGCAACCGTACTGTCATGCGTTGGAACACGCCTACTGTTAGGGGAATGCTACAACAG gtAAAGAGGTTGGTCGTAGTTGAGACAGAAGAGATGCACAAGGCTCGAAAACAGAAAGAGGAAAATCATCGAGCACTAAGGCCTCCACTGGTTATTAGTCATCTCCCGGGTCCTGCGACAGTCTCTTCTGACTAG
- the LOC119999734 gene encoding phosphoenolpyruvate/phosphate translocator 2, chloroplastic-like, with product MQSSAIALFPSTLFVKPQQKSLHGSPISRRLSSKPLDGNLANGILGGKCLFLGSSLRFNSVSGISPPFKILDPRRDCLKVRASTVPENAGESGTSSDLTGTLQLGAMFGLWYLLNIYFNIFNKQVLKVYPYPATVTAFQFGCGTTMIIIMWTFNLHIRPKITRSQLAAILTLAVAHTMGNVLTNVSLGRVAVSFTHTIKAMEPFFTVLFAFLFLGERPTFWVVSSLVPIVSGVALASFTEASFNWIGFCSAMASNVTNQSRNVLSKKFMVQKEETLDNINLFSVITVISFVLLVPVAIFMEGIKFTPSFLQSAANQGLNVRELCVRSLMAGFCFHAYQQVSYMILQMVSPVTHSVGNCVKRVVVIISSVIFFQTPVSPVNSIGTAVALAGVFLYSRAKRIKPKLKAG from the exons ATGCAGAGCTCTGCAATAGCTTTGTTTCCTTCAACTTTGTTTGTCAAACCACAACAAAAATCTCTTCACGGAAGCCCAATTTCGAGACGACTCAGTTCAAAGCCACTTGATGGCAACCTTGCTAATGGAATTCTGGGTGGAAAATGTTTGTTCTTGGGTTCTTCTTTGCGCTTCAACTCTGTCAGTGGAATTTCTCCTCCCTTCAAAATTTTGGATCCTAGACGAGACTGTCTCAAGGTGAGGGCGTCCACTGTGCCCGAGAACGCTGGAGAGAGCGGGACATCGAGTGATTTGACTGGAACTTTGCAGCTTGGAGCTATGTTTGGACTCTGGTATCTTTTGAACATCTACTTCAACATTTTCAACAAACAG GTTCTTAAAGTATATCCATATCCAGCAACAGTTACAGCTTTCCAGTTTGGTTGTGGGACTACGATGATTATCATAATGTGGACATTTAACCTGCACATAAGACCGAAGATTACTCGTTCACAG CTTGCAGCAATCCTAACGTTGGCTGTAGCACACACCATGGGAAATGTTTTGACGAATGTTAGCCTCGGGAGAGTTGCTGTTTCCTTCACTCACACAATCAAAGCTATGGAGCCCTTTTTTACTGTCTTATTCGCCTTCTTGTTCCTTGGCGAG AGGCCAACTTTCTGGGTAGTGTCTTCACTAGTACCTATTGTAAGTGGAGTGGCATTGGCATCATTCACTGAGGCCTCTTTTAATTG GATCGGCTTCTGTAGTGCTATGGCTTCCAATGTGACTAATCAATCACGGAACGTACTCAGCAAAAAGTTCATGGTCCAGAAAGAG GAAACTTTGGACAATATCAACCTTTTCTCTGTGATCACAGtcatttcttttgttcttttggtCCCGGTTGCTATTTTCATGGAAGGCATTAAGTTCACCCCTTCCTTTCTGCAGTCTGCT GCAAATCAGGGATTGAATGTTAGGGAGCTATGCGTGCGATCTCTTATGGCTGGATTCTGCTTCCATGCTTATCAGCAA GTCTCTTATATGATTCTGCAGATGGTATCACCTGTAACACATTCAGTCGGAAACTGTGTGAAACGTGTCGTGGTCATCATATCTTCAGTTATCTTCTTCCAAACGCCTGTTTCTCCCGTAAACTCCATCG GAACTGCTGTGGCACTTGCTGGAGTGTTCTTGTATTCAAGAGCAAAGAGGATAAAGCCAAAACTGAAAGCTGGATAA
- the LOC119999754 gene encoding telomere repeat-binding factor 4-like: MGNQKQKWTQEEEDALLAGIAKHGPGKWKNIIRDPEFASILTHRSNIDLKDKWRNLSVSAGQCSKDKERVLKALSAPHSSTLNSPAAPANDESSDAVMDDAPESTVDAKSAPRYNAMIFEALSTMKDTKGSDLSAIVHFIEQRHEVPRNFRRLLSSRLRRLVLQGKIEKVQNFYKVRNGTSPVKRIPTTKQKNNRPRPSQNYGVASAEAVEEAALTAAYKVVEAENKYIIAYDAVKEAERVAKMTEDTVLLLELAKEIKEQCSRGEIVLLA, translated from the coding sequence ATGGGAAATCAGAAGCAAAAGTGGACACAGGAAGAAGAAGACGCACTGCTGGCCGGAATAGCGAAGCACGGGCCTGGAAAGTGGAAGAACATAATCAGAGATCCCGAATTTGCATCGATCCTCACTCACCGCTCCAACATTGACCTCAAGGATAAGTGGCGGAATTTGAGTGTTTCTGCAGGGCAGTGTTCTAAAGACAAAGAAAGGGTGCTAAAAGCTCTGTCTGCCCCACACTCCTCCACTTTGAATTCTCCTGCTGCTCCTGCTAATGATGAATCTTCTGATGCTGTCATGGATGATGCCCCTGAAAGCACGGTGGATGCAAAAAGTGCTCCACGGTATAATGCAATGATTTTTGAAGCTCTTTCAACCATGAAAGATACAAAGGGTTCTGATCTTAGTGCCATTGTTCACTTTATTGAGCAGAGACATGAGGTGCCTAGGAATTTTAGAAGGTTATTAAGTTCAAGGCTGAGAAGGCTTGTTTTGCAAGGCAAAATTGAAAAGGTCCAAAATTTTTATAAGGTCAGAAATGGTACCTCACCCGTAAAAAGGATACCTACCACGAAACAAAAGAACAATAGGCCTCGACCTTCACAAAACTATGGGGTGGCATCTGCTGAGGCCGTGGAGGAAGCAGCTCTTACTGCTGCTTACAAAGTTGTTGAGGcagaaaacaaatacatcatAGCCTATGATGCAGTCAAGGAAGCAGAAAGAGTCGCAAAGATGACAGAAGACACCGTGTTGTTGCTAGAGTTAGCAAAAGAGATTAAAGAACAATGTTCACGAGGAGAAATTGTTCTCTTAGCCTAA
- the LOC119999472 gene encoding DEAD-box ATP-dependent RNA helicase 14-like isoform X2 encodes MAATAMASIRYAPEDPTLPKPWRGLVDGKTGYIYFWNPETNITQYERPMSSAVPLKPSSFSVSSSVQVQQSSQGQYRGYIPEKEDDKYNRDKDGSKFEVVSRSNQGMMGGGLTQSHNDANGTIAALHGHGGSSDEGSSLSAEAYRRRHEITVVGGEVPAPFTSFEATGFPPEILREVRNAGFSVPTPIQAQSWPVALQSRDIVAIAKTGSGKTLGYLIPGFINLKRSHNNPQLGPTVLVLSPTRELATQIQDEAVKFGRSSRISCTCLYGGAPKGPQLRDLDRGTDIVVATPGRLNDILEMKRVSLRQVSYLVLDEADRMLDMGFEPQIRKIVKEVPARRQTLMYTATWPREVRKIAADLLVNPVQVNIGNVDELVANKSITQYVEVLSPMEKHRRTEQILRSQEPGSKIIIFCSTKKMCDQLARNLTRQFGAAAIHGDKSQSERDYVLSQFRTGRSPVLVATDVAARGLDIKDIRVVINYDFPNGVEDYVHRIGRTGRAGATGVAYSFFSDQDAKHASDLIKVLEGANQQVPPEVREMTSRGGGMIRSTRWGTGGRDGGRGRGSDFGYGGRGTSYSSGRAERGGGRGYGRESRDSYDRSYFDGSNRGRSRSRSPERFDWAQSKRERSPVRSFHQAMMERGRSPPPQNHHVPQYKSDNSKDYRSSAKSWSPDGQETRKDDRGFVGRPQYGDEEEEGIIEGSI; translated from the exons ATGGCTGCCACTGCAATGGCCTCCATTCGATATGCGCCTGAGGATCCTACTCTTCCTAAGCCATGGAGAGGTCTAGTTGATGGTAAAACTGGCTATATATACTTTTGGAATCCAGAGACCAACATCACTCAATATGAGAGGCCTATGAGCTCCGCTGTGCCACTTAAACCTTCCTCATTTTCTGTAAGTTCTTCCGTTCAAGTGCAGCAATCTTCTCAAGGACAATACCGGGGCTACATTCCTGAAAAGGAAGATGATAAGTATAACAGAGACAAAGATGGCTCAAAATTTGAGGTGGTATCAAGAAGTAATCAG GGTATGATGGGTGGTGGACTAACTCAATCTCACAATGATGCAAATGGGACTATAGCTGCTTTACATGGTCATGGAGGATCATCAGATGAAGGAAGTAGTTTATCTGCGGAGGCTTATCGTCGTCGGCATGAAATCACTGTTGTT GGAGGTGAAGTTCCTGCACCTTTTACATCTTTTGAAGCCACTGGTTTTCCTCCTGAGATTCTTCGAGAG GTACGGAATGCTGGCTTCTCTGTCCCTACTCCAATTCAGGCACAATCGTGGCCTGTTGCTTTGCAAAGTCGAGATATAGTGGCCATTGCTAAAACTGGGTCTGGGAAGACTCTGGGTTACTTAATTCCAGGATTCATTAATCTCAAGCGCAGCCATAATAACCCTCAGTTGGGTCCAACTGTGTTGGTGTTGTCACCAACGAGAGAGTTGGCAACCCAGATACAAGATGAAGCTGTGAAGTTTGGGAGGTCGTCAAGAATTTCTTGCACA TGTCTTTATGGCGGAGCACCAAAGGGTCCCCAATTAAGAGATCTAGATAGAGGAACTGATATTGTAGTTGCTACTCCGGGCCGCTTGAATGATATTCTTGAGATGAAGAGAGTTAGCCTTCGTCAAGTTTCTTATCTTGTGCTGGATGAGGCGGATCGCATGTTGGACATGGGTTTTGAACCTCAGATACGAAAGATTGTTAAGGAGGTGCCTGCTCGTCGACAGACTCTAATGTACACAGCCACATGGCCGAGGGAAGTTCGGAAAATTGCGGCAGATCTACTTGTGAATCCTGTGCAGGTTAATATTGGGAATGTTGATGAGCTCGTGGCCAATAAGTCAATCACTCAG TATGTCGAGGTACTCTCACCCATGGAGAAACACAGACGGACGGAGCAAATATTGCGGTCTCAAGAACCTGGGTCAAAGATAATTATTTTCTGTTCAACCAAGAAAATGTGTGATCAACTAGCTCGTAACCTTACCCGTCAATTTGGAGCTGCAGCCATTCATGGAGATAAATCGCAAAGTGAGAGAGATTACGTGCTGAGTCAATTCCGCACTGGGAGATCTCCGGTGCTTGTTGCCACTGATGTTGCTGCTAGAGGACTGGACATAAAGGACATCAG GGTGGTGATCAACTACGACTTCCCCAATGGAGTTGAGGATTATGTTCACAGGATTGGGAGGACTGGGAGGGCCGGTGCCACTGGTGTGGCCTACTCTTTCTTCAGTGACCAGGATGCAAAACATGCTTCAGATCTCATCAAAGTCTTGGAAGGGGCAAACCAGCAAGTCCCTCCAGAAGTTCGTGAAATGACTTCACGCGGTGGTGGCATGATAAGGTCTACACGTTGGGGTACTGGTGGTCGTGATGGAGGCCGTGGTCGGGGAAGTGACTTTGGTTATGGTGGAAGGGGTACGAGTTACTCTTCTGGCAGGGCAGAAAGAGGTGGAGGTCGTGGATATGGCCGTGAGTCCCGCGATAG TTATGACCGCAGTTATTTTGATGGTAGTAACAGAGGCCGTAGTCGCAGTAGGAGCCCTGAACGGTTTGACTGGGCGCAATCCAAACGTGAACGGTCTCCAGTGCGAAGTTTCCACCAGGCAATGATGGAACGGGGACGGTCACCGCCACCTCAAAACCATCATGTGCCACAATACAAAAGTGACAATTCGAAGGACTACAGAAGTTCTGCAAAATCATGGAGTCCTGATGGGCAGGAAACTAGAAAAGATGATAGGGGATTTGTTGGCCGGCCACAGTATGgggatgaagaagaggaaggcATAATTGAAGGTAGTATTTAG